A stretch of Oncorhynchus mykiss isolate Arlee chromosome 12, USDA_OmykA_1.1, whole genome shotgun sequence DNA encodes these proteins:
- the jpt2 gene encoding jupiter microtubule associated homolog 2: protein MTSTNMFSGLDNGAKPSSRVLRPPGGGSSDLFGGYEEEAAASRRPHKMASNLFAPPEPQGVIRRTNPPGGKSSGIFGSPDAPAEQRRPVPSGGNTSNIFGGLESAPPSVKAHSNKPKDNISVGESSMPIPEPPAPLPKASLAKEVKEENVASPPPTPTKVAVEPVPAPLAKEPEASLSELSLKDHEPHLGPRPRSHNKVLNPPGGKSSVVFY, encoded by the exons AGTCTTGCGTCCCCCCGGAGGTGGCTCCAGCGACCTGTTCGGTGGCTACGAGGAAGAAGCAGCTGCGTCGAGACGGCCCCACAAGATGGCCTCCAACCTTTTCGCCCCGCCAGAGCCCCAGGGTGTCATCAGACGAACCAACCCCCCAG GAGGTAAAAGCAGTGGGATATTTGGTTCTCCAGATGCCCCAGCCGAGCAACGGAGACCCGTACCCTCAGGCGGCAACACCAGCAACATATTCGGGGGGTTAGAGAGCGCCCCTCCCTCGGTCAAGGCCCATTCCAACAAGCCAAAG GACAATATTTCTGTTGGTGAAAGTTCCATGCCCATACCCGAGCCCCCAG CTCCTCTGCCAAAGGCGAGCCTGGCcaaggaggtgaaggaagagaacgttgcctcccctccccccacacccaCCAAAGTAGCAGTGGAACCTGTACCTGCTCCCTTGGCCAAGGAGCCAGAGGCCTCCCTTAGTGAGCTCTCACTGAAGGACCACGAGCCCCACCTCGGCCCCCGCCCCCGCTCCCACAACAAGGTCCTTAACCCCCCAGGAGGGAAGTCTAGCGTGGTCTTCTACTGA